The DNA segment TTAGTCCCGTTCTTCTGCGCAAATAAGGCGAATAAATCGGAAGCCGAAGGAACGCAAAAAGAACAAACAGAAAATTTAAGCAAACTATCAGAGACTACTGTTACATCAAATAATGAAGTTAAGACTCTTCGAGAAAGAGCAGCGAATCCATTAAGCGAGTTTGAAGACAATGCTTCAATAACTCCAATTGCTATTAAGGATAAGCGTATCCTATACAGAGAAATAGAAGTTTTAGAAAAAACAGAAGATATTTCTCAAGCAGTAGAGCTACTTATTTCTGCATTGAAGGATGGAGACATGGAAGTTAGAGAGAGAGAATTTGACTATCTTCCAGACGGTCCAGGCGGTTTACTTCAAATAGAAGAAGCACTAATAAGAATAGGCAAGCCCGCAGTAGAATCACTTATTATCGTATTAAAGGATAAACATAGTAACTATGCCCGGTCAAG comes from the bacterium genome and includes:
- a CDS encoding HEAT repeat domain-containing protein, which codes for MRTSRKSTFWILVLGLCIGAIVLVPFFCANKANKSEAEGTQKEQTENLSKLSETTVTSNNEVKTLRERAANPLSEFEDNASITPIAIKDKRILYREIEVLEKTEDISQAVELLISALKDGDMEVREREFDYLPDGPGGLLQIEEALIRIGKPAVESLIIVLKDKHSNYARSRAIKVLGKIGDSQALKPLIAVLKDKDWDIRWRTAKALGELGDSSAIKPLTIALKDEDRRV